The following are from one region of the Chloroflexota bacterium genome:
- a CDS encoding Gfo/Idh/MocA family oxidoreductase, producing MTIRIGMVGAGRMANAHAACLTDVPDAKIVAVADVLPNLAHTLASKWGAAEYADYCAMLDAEQLDAVYICTPTGSHADIAIEVAQRGLPFFIEKPLTLTMRDAWRVRCAVEQSNVMTCVCYQWRYTQATLKAREILGARPLALTSAEWLWTLPPVLWLRDKDLGGGQVVDQTTHLTDLCQWFGGDVTDVYAAYTLNTYTDAEFHNWDGYSLTFKHASGAAGSLRCTYALFKEIAEFQPPRVDLIARELFLRVTQDDLTVVTPRGREQFANKGALHLGVNRAFVSAVQNRDASLIHSSIPETFRSLALTLAANESAETGRIIHLDDFMQAAR from the coding sequence ATGACGATTCGCATTGGCATGGTTGGTGCGGGACGAATGGCGAATGCGCATGCCGCATGTCTTACCGATGTTCCAGACGCCAAGATCGTTGCAGTGGCAGATGTGTTGCCGAACCTCGCGCATACGCTCGCTTCGAAATGGGGCGCGGCGGAATATGCCGATTATTGCGCGATGCTCGATGCAGAACAACTCGATGCCGTGTACATTTGCACGCCGACTGGATCGCACGCGGATATCGCGATCGAGGTCGCGCAACGCGGTCTACCGTTCTTCATCGAAAAACCCCTGACGCTGACGATGCGCGATGCGTGGCGCGTGCGTTGCGCGGTCGAGCAGTCGAACGTGATGACGTGCGTATGTTATCAATGGCGATACACGCAGGCGACGCTCAAGGCGCGTGAGATCCTGGGGGCGCGTCCGCTTGCGCTCACTTCGGCGGAATGGTTGTGGACGCTGCCGCCGGTATTGTGGTTGCGCGATAAAGACCTGGGCGGCGGTCAGGTCGTTGACCAGACGACGCACTTGACTGATTTGTGTCAGTGGTTCGGCGGTGACGTCACCGACGTGTATGCCGCATACACGCTCAACACGTACACCGACGCGGAATTTCACAACTGGGACGGTTACTCGCTCACGTTCAAGCATGCGAGCGGGGCAGCCGGCTCGTTGCGATGCACATACGCGCTGTTCAAAGAGATCGCCGAGTTCCAACCGCCGCGCGTGGATTTGATCGCGCGCGAGCTTTTTCTACGGGTTACCCAAGACGATCTGACGGTCGTCACGCCGCGCGGTCGCGAGCAATTCGCGAACAAGGGCGCGTTGCATCTCGGCGTGAATCGCGCGTTTGTGTCCGCCGTGCAGAATCGCGATGCGTCGCTCATCCACTCTTCGATTCCAGAAACATTTCGCAGTCTCGCGCTCACACTTGCCGCTAACGAATCAGCGGAAACGGGGCGCATCATCCACCTCGACGATTTCATGCAAGCCGCGCGCTGA
- a CDS encoding GntR family transcriptional regulator, producing the protein MSPARYSPLYHWLAETLRRQIEEGTYKPGDALPTEHELMRRYALSCTTVRRAVHDLVRDGLIYRQAGKGTFVRRAKLEENLLRLTSFAEEMQIRHITPQFRLIRAEMIEPSNEVMRTLNLPAGARVFHLERIQIADREPIAVARGYWIAEIGEQLAAQDLNRVALYEIVENEFQVPLVEAEESIASQIANADTARKLKIAPRAPLLVRRRVTYSTNMRPIEFTTSLYRADRYEYKVRLARHGG; encoded by the coding sequence ATGAGTCCCGCCCGTTATTCCCCGCTGTATCACTGGCTTGCGGAAACCCTGCGTCGGCAAATTGAAGAGGGGACCTACAAGCCGGGCGATGCCTTGCCCACTGAGCACGAATTGATGCGCCGTTACGCGTTGAGTTGCACCACCGTTCGGCGCGCCGTCCACGACCTCGTGCGTGATGGGTTGATCTATCGCCAAGCCGGCAAGGGCACCTTCGTGCGCCGCGCCAAATTGGAAGAGAACCTCTTGCGGCTGACCAGTTTCGCGGAAGAGATGCAGATTCGCCACATTACGCCCCAGTTTCGACTCATTCGCGCTGAGATGATCGAACCCTCGAACGAGGTGATGCGTACCCTCAATCTCCCCGCCGGCGCGCGCGTTTTTCACCTCGAACGTATTCAGATTGCCGACCGCGAACCCATCGCAGTGGCGCGCGGATATTGGATCGCCGAAATCGGCGAACAACTGGCGGCGCAAGATTTGAATCGAGTTGCGTTGTACGAAATCGTCGAGAACGAATTCCAAGTGCCGCTCGTCGAAGCCGAAGAATCCATCGCCTCGCAAATTGCCAACGCGGATACGGCGCGCAAACTCAAGATTGCGCCGCGCGCGCCGTTGCTGGTGCGTCGCCGCGTGACCTACTCGACGAATATGCGTCCGATTGAATTTACGACCTCGCTTTATCGCGCCGATCGCTACGAATACAAAGTGCGCTTGGCGCGCCATGGTGGATGA
- a CDS encoding protein kinase → MSIAPGEQLGVYRVIEPLGQGGMATVYKAYHPALDRYVAIKILHPAFKEDKNFIARFEREARIVAKLDHPNIVPVFDYAQHDGMPYLVMRYVEGKTLKAILRETNAALPVERVLAFIRPVAEGLTYAHIQGVLHRDIKPSNIMRANDGHIYLTDFGLARIAQSGESTMSQDMVIGTPQYISPEQAQGAPVSERTDIYSLGVVLFEMLTGRVPFTADTPYAVIHDHIYTALPMPTAINPALAPEIERVLLKALAKDPAARYTSAGDLFVALETCARVSPAPTTLTPPPQPVAPLIVTPQAQPVAPSSVARTPPPPEPVAPQSARRFSAITCAILAVIALALLAGCGVLAFSRRDDIARALRLSPAGQTETIRSARDRVNANPNDPIAHIRLAEALASANQFDAAYAEYDQAIALNPKQPEAYLRAGAQAERANDLDHALKYYDAGHQIAPDDQTLLLNIGDVYMKQKRYEDARAVFEKALRFDSGNAQAVFRMGEYYRATGRLAEALREYTRAVAMDPNLPEAHYGLGMLALQRGATDEARRQFQMVVTNPKSPADLKDQAQQQLRALDKK, encoded by the coding sequence ATGAGCATCGCGCCGGGCGAACAACTCGGAGTGTATCGCGTCATCGAACCTCTCGGTCAAGGCGGTATGGCAACCGTGTACAAAGCGTACCATCCCGCGCTCGACCGGTACGTCGCGATCAAAATTCTCCACCCCGCGTTCAAAGAGGACAAGAATTTTATCGCGCGCTTTGAACGCGAAGCGCGCATCGTCGCGAAACTCGATCATCCCAACATCGTGCCGGTGTTCGATTACGCGCAGCACGACGGGATGCCGTACCTCGTGATGCGGTACGTCGAAGGCAAAACGCTCAAAGCGATTTTGCGCGAAACGAACGCAGCGTTGCCGGTCGAACGCGTGCTCGCGTTCATACGCCCGGTCGCCGAAGGGCTGACGTACGCGCACATCCAAGGTGTTTTGCACCGCGACATCAAGCCCTCGAACATTATGCGCGCGAACGACGGACACATCTACCTCACCGATTTCGGTCTCGCGCGCATCGCGCAATCCGGTGAATCCACCATGTCCCAGGACATGGTGATCGGCACACCGCAATACATTTCGCCGGAACAAGCGCAAGGCGCGCCGGTGAGCGAACGCACTGACATTTATTCGCTCGGCGTCGTGCTCTTTGAAATGCTGACCGGGCGCGTGCCCTTTACCGCCGATACGCCATACGCGGTGATTCACGATCACATTTACACCGCGCTCCCAATGCCTACCGCGATCAATCCTGCGCTCGCGCCAGAGATCGAACGCGTCTTGCTCAAGGCGCTCGCCAAAGATCCTGCCGCGCGATACACCAGCGCCGGCGATTTGTTCGTCGCGCTCGAAACTTGTGCGAGGGTCTCGCCCGCGCCAACCACGCTGACTCCGCCACCACAACCAGTCGCGCCACTCATTGTGACGCCGCAAGCACAGCCGGTCGCGCCATCGTCCGTTGCGCGTACACCGCCTCCGCCCGAACCGGTCGCACCGCAATCGGCGCGACGTTTCAGCGCGATCACCTGCGCGATTCTCGCGGTCATCGCGCTCGCGCTGCTCGCCGGGTGTGGCGTCTTGGCGTTTAGCCGGCGCGATGACATTGCGCGCGCGTTGCGACTCTCACCAGCCGGACAAACGGAAACGATTCGGAGCGCGCGCGACCGCGTCAACGCGAATCCGAACGACCCGATCGCGCACATCCGCCTTGCCGAGGCGCTCGCCAGCGCGAATCAATTCGACGCCGCGTACGCCGAGTACGACCAAGCCATCGCGCTCAATCCCAAACAACCCGAAGCGTATTTGCGCGCGGGCGCGCAAGCGGAACGCGCGAACGATCTCGACCACGCGTTAAAATACTATGATGCGGGTCATCAGATCGCGCCGGACGACCAGACCTTGTTGCTCAACATCGGCGACGTGTACATGAAACAAAAACGCTACGAAGACGCGCGGGCGGTTTTTGAAAAAGCGTTGCGGTTCGACTCCGGCAACGCGCAAGCCGTGTTCCGCATGGGCGAGTATTATCGCGCGACTGGGCGCCTCGCCGAAGCGTTGCGCGAGTACACGCGCGCCGTCGCGATGGATCCAAATTTGCCGGAAGCGCACTATGGACTAGGCATGCTCGCGCTCCAACGCGGCGCAACCGATGAAGCGCGCCGGCAATTTCAAATGGTCGTCACCAATCCCAAATCGCCGGCGGACCTGAAAGACCAAGCCCAACAACAATTACGGGCACTCGATAAAAAATAA